GCTGCGCGCCTCGCCCGCGCGCAATACCGCGCTGCTCGCGCTCGGCGCCGTGCTGGCGAGCGTGATGGGCACCACCGGCGCGGCGATGCTGCTGATCCGCCCGCTGCTGCGCGCGAACGCGGCGCGCCCGCGCGTCGTGCATGTCGTGGTGTTCTTCATCTTCCTGGTCGCCAACGCGGGCGGCGCGCTCTCTCCGCTCGGCGATCCGCCGCTGTTTCTCGGCTTCCTGAACGGCGTCGATTTCTTCTGGACCACGCGCCACCTCGCGCTGCCGACGCTGTTCGTCTGCGCCGTGCTGCTGGCCGTGTTCTACCTGCTCGACGCGTGGCGCTTCCGCCGCGACGGCGTGCTCGGGCGCGCGCTCGATCACGACAAGGACCCGCTCGACCACGAGGCCGACGACGCGCGGGCCGTCGCGCTCGGGCCAAACCGGCCTGGCGCGCAACAGGCGGCCGGCGCGCGGCTGTGGCTCGACGGCAGGATCAACTTCGTACTGCTCGTGGCGATCGTCGTGCTGGTGCTGATGAGCGGAATCTGGAAGCCCGGCATCGAGTTCGAGGTGGCCGGCACGCAGGTGGCGCTGCAGAATCTGGTGCGGGACCTCGCGCTGGTGGTGGTCGCGCTGCTGTCGCTCGCGGTCACGCCGCGCTCGGCGCGCGAGGGCAATGCGTTCGACTGGGCGCCGATCAAGGAGGTCGCGAAGCTGTTCGCCGGCATCTTCGTGACGATCGCGCCCGTCATCATGATCCTGCGCGCAGGCGCAGACGGCGCGTTCGCGCCGATCGTCCATCTCGTCACGGGCGTCGACGGCGAGCCGATCGTGCCGATGCTGTTCTGGGCCACCGGACTGCTGTCGTCGTTCCTCGACAACGCGCCGACCTACCTCGTATTCTTCAACCTCGCCGGCGGCGACGCGGCGAGCCTGATGACGACGGGCGCCGCGGCGCTCGCGGCGATTTCGGCCGGCGCCGTGTTCATGGGCGCCAACAGCTACATCGGCAATGCGCCGAACTTCATGGTCAAGGCGATCGCCGAGGCGCGCGGCATCCGCATGCCGAGCTTCTTCGGCTATCTCGGCTGGTCGTTCGGCATCCTGTTGCCGGTGTTCGCGCTGGCGACGTGGCTGTTCTTTTCCGCCTGAACGGGCGGGTTTCGGCAGGTATGGGTTGCGTGTCGCGGCCCGGCGGGGCCGAGGCACCGGCGGTCGCACATGCTCGACGGAGACGGGTTATGCAGAAAATCCTGGTGGCGCGTTCGATCTTTCCGGACGTGATCGAGCGCCTGAAGCAGCATTTCGAGGTGGACTGGAACGACGGCGACGCGCTCGCGCCCGACGCGCTGCACGCGCGGCTCGCCGACAAGGACGGCGCGCTCACCGCGGGCGATCCGGTCGGCGCGGCGGCGCTCGCGGCGGCGCCGAAGCTGCGCGCGGTCGCGAACATGG
The genomic region above belongs to Burkholderia plantarii and contains:
- a CDS encoding sodium:proton antiporter — protein: MPFRLVAFIALALGIAPSAASAATLDGAALSALWGIPFAGMLLSIALFPLVAPAFWHHHFGKIAAGWACALLAPFAVVFGAATAGATLVHALLEEYVPFIVLLAALYTVAGGICLHGQLRASPARNTALLALGAVLASVMGTTGAAMLLIRPLLRANAARPRVVHVVVFFIFLVANAGGALSPLGDPPLFLGFLNGVDFFWTTRHLALPTLFVCAVLLAVFYLLDAWRFRRDGVLGRALDHDKDPLDHEADDARAVALGPNRPGAQQAAGARLWLDGRINFVLLVAIVVLVLMSGIWKPGIEFEVAGTQVALQNLVRDLALVVVALLSLAVTPRSAREGNAFDWAPIKEVAKLFAGIFVTIAPVIMILRAGADGAFAPIVHLVTGVDGEPIVPMLFWATGLLSSFLDNAPTYLVFFNLAGGDAASLMTTGAAALAAISAGAVFMGANSYIGNAPNFMVKAIAEARGIRMPSFFGYLGWSFGILLPVFALATWLFFSA